A stretch of the Archangium violaceum genome encodes the following:
- a CDS encoding twin-arginine translocation signal domain-containing protein gives MADRDDSKRINAVRMDVSRRAFLKGSLATSGGLVLGGGTGLVSGLANAAPAGFPNYTYIGTAFNKVNLRYNPTGELIFPCIRGTIGRVANPLARYYLYYAPHDAPGGICLAYGDHLYGQFTEYAYNPIFSRTWPGGPPDISHVSSPHVLWNSRVNKFYLYFHGENTVTRVATSTDGIHFTYQGGCVSTRFFTDGSVTETSYARVFEHDIPSKGSHYVMVFMGNQNGRRRIFWGWSKTGDAQSWTIQQTPLISPAADGETDISGPHVVFRNGTAYVIYHGGSGRMYITEVGLNFDKELHLGVFHTPLGGWPDNGRAAAPSFGTENGEEYMFYEAGHRLNATIAVAKVLW, from the coding sequence ATGGCTGACAGAGATGATTCCAAGCGCATCAACGCGGTTCGGATGGATGTGAGCCGGCGAGCGTTCCTCAAGGGGTCGCTGGCGACGTCGGGAGGGCTCGTCCTCGGAGGGGGAACGGGACTCGTGTCAGGACTCGCCAACGCGGCACCGGCCGGTTTCCCGAACTACACATACATCGGCACGGCGTTCAACAAGGTGAATTTGAGATACAACCCGACTGGCGAGCTCATCTTCCCCTGCATCCGAGGCACGATCGGCCGGGTCGCGAACCCGTTGGCGCGCTACTACCTGTATTACGCGCCCCACGATGCGCCCGGTGGCATCTGCCTGGCTTACGGCGACCACCTCTATGGTCAGTTCACCGAGTACGCCTACAACCCGATCTTCTCGCGAACGTGGCCGGGGGGCCCACCCGATATCAGCCACGTCTCGTCACCGCACGTGCTCTGGAACTCGCGGGTGAACAAGTTCTACCTGTATTTCCACGGCGAGAACACGGTCACCCGCGTGGCGACGTCCACCGACGGCATCCACTTCACCTACCAGGGAGGGTGCGTCTCGACGAGGTTCTTCACCGATGGCTCCGTCACCGAGACGTCCTACGCGCGGGTGTTCGAGCACGACATTCCGTCCAAGGGCAGCCACTACGTCATGGTGTTCATGGGGAACCAGAACGGGAGACGCCGGATCTTCTGGGGCTGGTCCAAGACCGGTGACGCGCAGAGCTGGACAATCCAGCAGACCCCCCTCATCTCGCCGGCCGCTGATGGTGAGACGGACATCTCCGGGCCGCATGTGGTGTTCCGCAACGGAACGGCCTACGTCATCTACCACGGAGGCAGCGGTAGGATGTACATCACGGAAGTCGGGCTGAACTTCGACAAGGAGCTCCATCTCGGGGTGTTCCACACGCCGCTGGGCGGGTGGCCAGATAACGGCCGGGCGGCGGCGCCGTCATTCGGCACCGAGAATGGCGAGGAGTACATGTTCTACGAGGCCGGTCACCGTCTCAACGCCACGATCGCCGTTGCCAAAGTGCTGTGGTGA
- a CDS encoding transglycosylase SLT domain-containing protein, producing MTSPISSRDLAVRLPTQDVSAPRVGQTATQPVAPLESGAKRAGSLDMHKDGFSAGPQTGAQWTQFLQGLQGLDAAKQQEQIIQAHQQMVQAQMQQMQQQLQQMIQQQQQMIQGAAGATPSAGGVPPAGGASAPPAAPAVPQAPAGNSGVPSTQQAPVELNPSTSKDSGPVNVSGDARLGSGFPPALQQFKGAIESAAAKAGVPASMLAGQIWQESRGNLAAVSTNGGNGLTDTGLMQVNPNTFQELQAKHPELQGKNLADPETNILAGAFYMKDMKEQFGNWDLALRAYNSGPNGVDRNNPNAIPAGTGDATYVQKVKQFWNTIQTGNGTLPA from the coding sequence ATGACCTCGCCCATTTCCTCTCGTGACCTCGCTGTTCGCCTCCCCACGCAGGACGTCTCCGCTCCCCGCGTGGGGCAGACCGCCACGCAGCCCGTGGCCCCTCTGGAGAGCGGCGCCAAGCGCGCTGGCTCGTTGGACATGCACAAGGATGGCTTCAGCGCGGGCCCGCAGACCGGTGCTCAGTGGACCCAGTTCCTGCAGGGGCTGCAGGGCCTCGACGCGGCCAAGCAGCAGGAGCAGATCATCCAGGCCCATCAGCAGATGGTGCAGGCCCAGATGCAGCAGATGCAGCAGCAGCTGCAGCAGATGATTCAACAGCAGCAGCAGATGATCCAGGGCGCCGCCGGGGCCACCCCGTCGGCCGGTGGTGTCCCGCCGGCCGGTGGCGCCAGCGCCCCTCCCGCCGCTCCGGCCGTTCCGCAGGCTCCCGCGGGCAACAGCGGCGTCCCCTCTACCCAGCAGGCCCCCGTGGAGCTCAACCCCTCCACCTCCAAGGACTCCGGTCCCGTCAACGTCTCGGGTGACGCGCGTCTGGGCTCCGGGTTCCCTCCGGCCTTGCAGCAGTTCAAGGGCGCCATCGAGTCGGCCGCCGCCAAGGCCGGAGTGCCCGCGTCCATGCTGGCGGGGCAGATCTGGCAGGAGTCGCGCGGCAACCTCGCCGCCGTCTCCACCAACGGCGGCAATGGCCTGACCGACACCGGCCTGATGCAGGTGAACCCCAACACCTTCCAGGAGCTCCAGGCCAAGCACCCCGAGCTCCAGGGCAAGAACCTCGCGGACCCCGAGACCAACATCCTGGCGGGCGCCTTCTACATGAAGGACATGAAGGAGCAGTTCGGGAACTGGGACCTGGCGCTGCGCGCCTACAACTCGGGTCCCAACGGTGTGGACCGCAACAACCCCAACGCCATCCCCGCCGGCACGGGTGACGCCACCTACGTGCAGAAGGTCAAGCAGTTCTGGAACACCATCCAGACGGGCAACGGCACCCTGCCCGCGTAG
- a CDS encoding FG-GAP repeat domain-containing protein, which yields MRWCAVSCLVTMALAVGCDESGPPVDQGAVSLHDVPRDMYGRPLVGTDGPMRYRDGVGVPAPGASSSSPSGVLESGLASVQFSLGAYTSRPVGSWPEAVAIGDVTCDGRPDVVMTTTHYFDAARDYRVFVFPQLAGGGLGTPVSYPYGATASRNGIALADLSKDGCLDVVVGHGSGLSVLLADKATGGLSPAVVVADHDADTLAATDVNRDGKLDIISLGWSRGASIFYGDGTGAFSRIVPFATKASGYNDHEVGDLNGDGIPDLAVMSGQGYAVPNLSVHLHDGTNALGTTPDSYFMGQNVLAGGVGLGDVNGDGRLDAVLSKPGNSPTVLWLMVQDANGNLVGPTAVSSYDIPESVQVADIDRDGDDDVVVVHGGWMKVGVYLQEAGALMPEVLYSIPYASHYAPQGLAVGDFSGDGCGDVAIADYNNGLVTLQGTCLR from the coding sequence ATGCGTTGGTGCGCGGTGTCTTGTCTGGTGACGATGGCGTTGGCCGTGGGGTGCGATGAATCAGGTCCCCCGGTCGATCAGGGCGCGGTGTCCCTCCACGACGTTCCAAGGGATATGTACGGCAGACCGCTCGTCGGCACGGACGGGCCGATGCGCTATCGCGACGGCGTGGGCGTCCCCGCGCCTGGAGCCTCCAGCTCGTCGCCGAGTGGGGTCCTCGAGAGCGGCCTCGCCAGTGTCCAGTTCTCCCTCGGCGCGTACACGAGCCGTCCCGTCGGAAGCTGGCCGGAGGCGGTGGCGATCGGCGATGTCACCTGCGACGGGCGCCCCGATGTCGTCATGACGACGACACATTATTTCGACGCCGCACGTGATTACCGCGTCTTCGTCTTCCCGCAGCTGGCGGGGGGCGGCCTCGGTACTCCGGTGTCGTATCCCTACGGTGCCACCGCGAGTCGGAATGGAATCGCGCTGGCGGACTTGAGCAAGGACGGTTGTCTGGATGTCGTCGTCGGTCACGGGTCGGGGCTCAGCGTCCTGCTCGCGGACAAGGCGACGGGTGGCCTCTCGCCCGCCGTCGTGGTCGCCGACCATGATGCGGACACGCTCGCCGCAACGGACGTGAACCGCGATGGCAAGCTCGACATCATCTCGCTGGGATGGAGCCGCGGCGCCTCCATCTTCTACGGCGACGGCACCGGGGCCTTTTCGCGGATCGTCCCGTTCGCCACGAAAGCGTCGGGCTACAATGACCATGAAGTCGGTGACCTGAACGGCGACGGCATCCCGGACCTCGCCGTCATGTCCGGGCAGGGCTACGCCGTGCCGAACCTGTCGGTCCACCTGCACGACGGCACCAACGCCCTCGGCACGACCCCCGACTCCTATTTCATGGGGCAGAACGTGCTGGCTGGTGGAGTCGGACTCGGTGACGTGAATGGCGATGGCCGGCTCGACGCGGTGTTGTCGAAGCCTGGCAACAGCCCGACTGTCCTGTGGCTCATGGTGCAGGACGCCAACGGCAACCTCGTCGGCCCCACGGCCGTCTCGTCCTACGACATCCCGGAGTCCGTCCAGGTCGCGGATATCGACAGGGACGGAGACGACGACGTCGTGGTGGTGCACGGAGGATGGATGAAGGTGGGCGTCTACCTCCAGGAAGCCGGGGCGTTGATGCCGGAGGTGCTCTATTCCATTCCGTATGCGAGCCACTACGCGCCGCAGGGTCTGGCGGTCGGTGATTTCTCCGGAGACGGCTGCGGCGATGTCGCCATCGCGGACTACAACAACGGGCTCGTGACGCTTCAAGGCACCTGCCTGCGTTAG
- a CDS encoding alpha/beta fold hydrolase, whose product MAQDFHCLAPDLPEQGRSAHVRPFTLEGSARAVSELVRMRVPSGRAHLVGLSLGGAVGLTLLRTAPEQVESLMVSGTASGLGRVLGTVSLWSAGLYRLMSPERLAELSARQFGIPEEFTEAFQEDLARCATADFTRSFTRALMGLRLPLETRVPLLVAVGEHETWAAHRAARVLARRLPDARAVTVPGVGHVWNLQAPVGRHCPSRAPDELPDAQAGSMEAGGGQLPS is encoded by the coding sequence CTGGCCCAGGACTTCCACTGCCTCGCGCCCGACCTTCCCGAGCAGGGGCGCAGCGCCCACGTGCGCCCCTTCACCCTGGAGGGCTCCGCTCGGGCCGTCTCGGAACTGGTGCGCATGCGTGTACCCAGCGGACGTGCCCACCTGGTGGGCCTATCGCTGGGCGGAGCGGTGGGACTCACCCTGTTGCGCACCGCGCCCGAGCAGGTGGAGAGTCTGATGGTCTCCGGGACCGCGTCCGGGCTGGGGCGAGTGCTCGGCACGGTGTCGCTGTGGAGTGCCGGGCTCTACCGGCTGATGTCTCCCGAACGGCTGGCGGAGCTCTCCGCGCGGCAGTTCGGCATTCCGGAGGAGTTCACCGAGGCCTTCCAGGAGGACCTCGCGCGCTGCGCCACGGCGGACTTCACGCGCAGCTTCACCCGAGCGCTCATGGGACTGCGGTTGCCCCTCGAGACACGGGTCCCCCTCCTCGTGGCCGTGGGCGAGCACGAGACGTGGGCCGCACACCGGGCAGCGCGGGTGCTCGCGCGGAGGCTGCCTGACGCGCGAGCGGTGACGGTGCCAGGTGTGGGGCACGTATGGAACCTGCAAGCGCCCGTGGGGAGGCACTGCCCATCTCGGGCCCCTGACGAACTCCCTGACGCTCAGGCGGGCTCTATGGAGGCCGGGGGTGGGCAACTGCCTTCTTGA
- a CDS encoding aldo/keto reductase, producing MSTHHIDSLTQYHLLGRSGLRVSPLALGTMTFGTEFGWGNPESTAHQILARYLEAGGNFIDTADAYTAGSSERIIGDFFAKHGKRDQAVIATKFTMGTSPGDPNSGGNGRKNIYRALEGSLRRLKTDYVDLYWLHAWDGLTPVEEVMRTLTDLVREGKVRYIGLSDVPAWYFARAQTLAERNGWERVSALQLEYSLAERNIEREHLPAALELGAAIVPWSPLAGGLLTGKYKREGSELKGEGRAHALLATGLPIADKFLKDRAWAIVEQLVAVAKEVGRSPAQVALNWVATRPAVASTLIGASRLEQLESNLRALEFTLPPELSARLEAASRPELVHPYVFFEDPVFARGMFTANTVVRAEPGWFRANTRGP from the coding sequence ATGTCTACCCATCACATCGATTCCCTGACGCAGTACCACCTGCTTGGCCGTTCGGGGCTCCGGGTGAGCCCGCTGGCGCTGGGCACCATGACGTTCGGTACCGAGTTCGGCTGGGGCAATCCCGAGAGCACCGCCCATCAAATCCTGGCACGCTACCTGGAGGCGGGCGGCAACTTCATCGACACCGCGGATGCGTACACCGCCGGCTCGAGCGAGCGCATCATCGGCGACTTCTTCGCGAAGCATGGCAAGCGCGACCAGGCCGTCATCGCCACCAAGTTCACCATGGGCACCTCGCCGGGAGACCCCAACTCGGGTGGCAATGGACGCAAGAACATCTACCGCGCGCTCGAAGGCTCGCTGCGCCGCCTCAAGACGGACTACGTGGACCTGTACTGGCTCCACGCCTGGGATGGCCTGACGCCCGTGGAAGAGGTGATGCGGACACTGACGGACCTCGTGCGCGAGGGCAAGGTCCGGTACATCGGCCTCTCCGACGTGCCGGCCTGGTACTTCGCGCGGGCCCAGACGCTGGCCGAGCGCAATGGCTGGGAGCGGGTCTCGGCGCTGCAACTGGAGTATTCGCTCGCCGAGCGCAACATCGAGCGCGAGCACCTCCCCGCGGCACTCGAGCTGGGTGCGGCCATCGTGCCCTGGAGCCCGCTCGCCGGTGGGCTCCTCACGGGCAAATACAAGCGCGAGGGGTCGGAGTTGAAAGGGGAGGGGCGTGCCCACGCGTTGCTGGCCACGGGTCTGCCCATCGCCGACAAGTTCTTGAAGGACCGCGCGTGGGCCATCGTCGAGCAGCTCGTGGCCGTGGCGAAGGAGGTGGGGCGCTCGCCCGCGCAGGTGGCGCTCAACTGGGTGGCGACGCGTCCCGCCGTGGCCTCCACCCTCATCGGCGCGAGCCGACTGGAGCAGCTCGAGAGCAACCTGCGTGCGCTCGAGTTCACGCTGCCGCCGGAGCTCTCGGCCAGGCTGGAGGCCGCGAGCCGGCCCGAGCTCGTGCACCCCTATGTGTTCTTCGAGGATCCGGTGTTCGCACGGGGCATGTTCACGGCCAACACCGTGGTGCGCGCGGAGCCGGGCTGGTTCCGAGCCAACACCCGCGGCCCGTGA